Below is a window of Electrophorus electricus isolate fEleEle1 chromosome 1, fEleEle1.pri, whole genome shotgun sequence DNA.
taattaaaaattattattcatattattaattatattattaatcatttaaaaatattattcttatgaGCCCAGGCTACAATCTTTTGTCCTGTAAACTTGCTTAAATGGAGAAAAGAGAAGTCATTATAACTCTATGAAAATGGTTTTGTCCATTGAAATATATTGTCCAACATAAAGCAGGTATGTTGATAGCCCTTCTGCCACGGTTGGCCCCGCCTAGCGTCCCTGTCCCCATGGTTTCCCCGTCCCGcgtcagtgtttcattttctccgttCCAgctccagtccttgttttggttctcaCTGTCTCAATTATATCACCTATTCCTTGTTAATTCTCATTTGTATGTCCGTATTTACCATGCGTTTGTTCAGTCTCGtagctggtcattgttaatccaTGCCTCTTTTATGTCCGCTTGCTGTGTTCATATCGCTGTTTGTGTAAGTTATgttgttatagcctgttttctgttgtatTTTACAGTGTATTCCCATATTCTTCGTGTTAGTAAACTAAATGTAGACCGTTCTGtcgaccctgattttggatttgcccttaataaatcgcTCTTTTCAGCGAATGTGTGTACCCCGTGATCGCGCCACGTTACACCTTCTTACTGtaaattgtattaaatgtaAGAAAAATCTATAAATTATAAATACCAGAATAATACAACTGAAATTAGTCTAATATACAGAATATAAGGACTTCATTGCCTCTGACATAATAATTAATAGGGTCATAATTCACATACAttaaagcacaaataaaacaaagctatAGGTCTACAGCTATACAGGTACAGGACAAAAAAGAAACCCGCGAAAAACAAGTATATAAGTCAATAGATTCTTTTAGTAGATTTAGATGTAAAATCTATACCCACACAAgtattgtaaaattatttttatattcagataatagatttaaaatacacaaatctgCCTTCAAAGTGTTAATATACAAATCCACTAGagataaaagataaaacaaagaaatgacgagaattttttttaaagccactgCTTTCTAGCAAGAAGAAAATACACACgtgaaaaataaattcacacaattttgataaaatattaataGTGGGACATTTGTTGTAAGGATTAAAAAGAGTGAATAGACATTTAAAGGCTGGCAAAGCTAATCTGACTAGTTAAACTAACAAACTAATCAAAGTAAACATCATTTTAACTTTATGATCATAAACCACCTGCTTGGTTTCCACCAGCCAAGGTCTGAGAACGTCCAGTATCCGGTTGGACTGAGTGGTGGTTCGAGGCTGTAACACTTCTGAGGTTTggcaatttatttatatatctatttTCCTTTCGCTAgttgcttgtttgtgttgtctCTACTGGAGAACGACGTCCCTGGTCTCCGGCAGCTGGAACGACATCAGGCCTCCGCCCACCATGGCGGAGCAGGACAGTAAGATCGGAATGATCTTCGTGACCCCTACGAACTCAGAGAAGACGGAGGTGCTGATGATGGCTGCGAGCTTGCACAGACCGTTCAGCACGCCGAAAGCAGTCGCTCTGCGGAGAGGGAGAGCGCTACCGTGAACAAGCACCGCTCGGGGAGAGTTCTGGGAAAGCACCGCAGGCTATCCGGATCTGAGCATGCGGTAGAAGAATCGCTGCAGTACTACACATACGCACGCTAAAGGCTTCACTGAGATCCATAAGCCACCCAGTGAATCCATGTTATTTAAAACAACCGGTAGATTTACGATTTTTGTGTCAAACTTTGGTCTGACGCGTAAACTCAGCTGGACCTTTTTGAGGCTGGGTAGAGCTCCACTGTTATGACTTCAATTCCATTCCAGGCTGACGCACAGGTGGCGAAGAAGAGGCACTCAAAGCTTATTACGGATGCTGGGCTGAAGCAGAGGAAGAGCGAAAACGTGCAGCCAGCAGATACCAGCATGGAAACACCTGCATGAAAACACACGCCAAACACtcgtatgcacgcacacaaatagccacacacacacacacacacacacacacacacacacacacacacacacacacacacacacacacacacacacacacacacacacacacacgcatggaggCCCGCACGCGCGAGCGCGGGAAACACTCCCACGTACGCGCACATGCGGTCTCACAATCGCAgcacgcatgaacacacacacgcacacacacacacacacacccacacacacactcctactgaATTAAAATTTAAAGTTAAACTACACCCTCATTAGCTTAGAGTGACCTTTCCATTGTGTATTTCCAAATTACAGAAACCATCGAAGAAATTACGAACGCATATGAATAACCACATACCTATAATTTTGATTCTTCCTATCTTATCCATCATCAGACCTGCAACGATATTGCCTGGTATTACTGCCAAACACCCCAGGAAGCTCACTATATAGATCAGGATGTCATTCTCCTCTTGAAAGTTAAGATGGCAGCCTCTTTTGGGGTGATGAAAGGTCACATTTTCAAACTTGCAGTCAATGAACTTTGAATCATGCCATAAGtctgaaaataaagacaaacaataaaaacaaataaacaaaaaacctcaaacaatattattgcatttaaagcATATTTGGTTAACTTGTCCTTTGAACATAAGTTGTGTTGCCCTGTGTTTCCTTCGTTTAAAAATACCAGTGTTGTAGAATATAGTGTTTTGCAGTGTGCACTTCTCAAAGAATGTGTCAGTTGAATGGATGTCCTCAAAATAACAGTATTCGAAGAGGGAGTCTTCAAACTTCACTTTCCTCATCTCTATGCTGATAAAACTGAAGACAAAAAGCACAGGAGAGATTAACTAATAAATTATCACTTggttttcagtttcatttccaATTTATTGTCAAATTTCATCACCAGCATAACATGTAAAATATCCTTAACATTTTGAACTTGTAGTGCTTTTAATAGTAACGTATTGTGTAAGAGTTTGGTTAGGTGCAGAGTTAGAGACTATAGTCCATCCATTGCCAGGTATGGCTCTTACTGCTGTTACTTTGTATCATAGGACAGTTTCTGAAGCACTGTTGGCTGGACCTTTTTGGGAGTCAGATCAATCCCAATGTAGCAGCAACAATGACATGTGTAAAACTCCACCAGATGCTCCAGAAGAAACACATGTGTTGAAGATATGCTACCTGTCATGAATGTATTCCCCCTCTCTGTGAATCTGATTTTGCAGGGTGAAGTTGAAATTAAAGCGTTCGACCCTCTCATGGTGAAATGTCTTAACATTAGATTCATTCTCTTCATACTCCATGTATTTGACTTGGTCTGGAAACCACACCGACAGCCCATAATAGCTGGGATTGAGTGGGATAAAAGTAGGGAGGtcaatacattttcattatttatcattttcattctcAAAGACTCACATAAATGACAATGAATTAGGCTTAATTTGACAGGGGAAATGGCAGGAGAAAACGTATTTACCCAAAAGCCATTGTAAACCAAACAATGGCGATGAACAAACTGTTGAGTCGCAGTTCAGGGGAGGCAAGTGACATCAGGTTTTTTATCACCTTTAAGAAacagccagccaatcaggacCTGTCTGTAatttgaaatgtgcattttttgaTTAAGGGGTATGTCATACCAGCTTGGCCAGGGTCATCTGTCTGACCATGCATCTCTGGAAGGCTGTGCCAGTCTCACTCTGGATCTCGATGAACTCGTCCTCCTGGGTGTGGGGAATCTTTATCTGGGACACCTGAGATAAGCAGGGATAAACCTACTTTGCCACCAGCAACTAGACCATGAGGAACTGGCTAACTGGTTAAgtaataggtaagagcctcccattggataattactgtatgggtgattatgtttcagttggcaacaagttatttaaccctaaatGATGTAGTGAGtcgcttctcatttgttaaacagccatgttgaaagacacatcctgtagtcgtggaaaagatgttaatctgtttcagaagggtcaaattattggcatgcatcaagcagagaaaacatctaaggtgattgctgaaactactgaaatcaggttaagaactgcccaacacattattaaagagtggaaggacagtggggaaacatcatcttcgaggaaggcaTGTGgtctgaaaaaaatcttaatcaTGATCCGCGATCatttaaacgtgtggtgaaatcaaatcatagaaaaaaaacagtagaactcagggatatgtttaatagtgaaagtaagagcatttccacacgcacattGTGACGgtaactcaagggattgggactaaacagttgtgtagccttaagaaaaccacttgtcagtgaggctaactggcaaaaatagcttcaatttgctagggagcataaagattggactctggagcaatggaagaaggtcatgtggtctgatgagtccagatttactttgttccagagtgatgggcacatcagggtaagaagggaggcagctgaagtgaagcacccatcatgcctagtgcctaccatacaagcctgtgggagcagtgctatgatcttggattgctgcagttggtcaggtctaggttcagcaacgttatgtgcccaaagaacgaggtcagctgactacctgaatatattGAATGagcaggttattccatcaatggattttttcttccctgatggcacgggcatattccaagatgacaatgccaggattcatcgggctcaaattgtgaaagagtggttcagggagcatgaggcatcattttcacacatggattggccaccacagagtccagacctgaaccccattgagaatctttgggatgtgctggagaagattttGCGCAgtagtccaaatctcccatcatcaatacaagatgtTGGGGAAACATGAATGCACctctggacaaaaataaatgttgtgacattgcagaagcttgtggaaatgatgccacactgaatgcgtgctgtaatcaaagctaaaggcggtcgtACTATTTAACTGGGTAGaatggtttgtgtttttccaaAAGGCTTTGAGGccttttcattatttaacattgtcatttataaatgtgttataaatgtGAGACAGCTCTAAATCTATTAATCTACCTCTTCTCAGAAACTCACATAAAGGACAATGAAGCATGTGTTATGTTA
It encodes the following:
- the sv2ba gene encoding synaptic vesicle glycoprotein 2Ba is translated as MDSLYENNVQGNDTEAHSAYGDGFQDDYQSSSPAPEEDAASDVTEGQDKDNQMYEGEYQGIPPPDEIKEARRADRREARMKARLAAVGKKQTLADQYDSIMEECGHGRFQWTLFTTLGLSLMADGVECFVVAFALPSAEKDMCLSNASKGMLGLIVYVGMMVGAVLWGGLADKLGRRRCLLYALTINCTFSFLSSFAKSYGFFLFFRLCSGVGIGGSIPIVYTFYAEFLQADKRGEHLSWLCLFWMVGGLYASFTGWGIIPHYGWGISMGTEGHFHSWRVFVLVCFLPSAAALVGLYFIPESPRFLLESARHDEAWMILRQVHDTNWRAKGEPERVFQVSQIKIPHTQEDEFIEIQSETGTAFQRCMVRQMTLAKLVIKNLMSLASPELRLNSLFIAIVWFTMAFGYYGLSVWFPDQVKYMEYEENESNVKTFHHERVERFNFNFTLQNQIHREGEYIHDSFISIEMRKVKFEDSLFEYCYFEDIHSTDTFFEKCTLQNTIFYNTDLWHDSKFIDCKFENVTFHHPKRGCHLNFQEENDILIYIVSFLGCLAVIPGNIVAGLMMDKIGRIKIIGVSMLVSAGCTFSLFLCFSPASVISFECLFFATCASAWNGIEVITVELYPASKRATAFGVLNGLCKLAAIISTSVFSEFVGVTKIIPILLSCSAMVGGGLMSFQLPETRDVVLQ